The Methylomonas koyamae genome has a segment encoding these proteins:
- a CDS encoding bifunctional diguanylate cyclase/phosphodiesterase, whose amino-acid sequence MLNDGLSAANAEFCTLTGEEQEKILRLQQSILESVTHGDSYLDVIRQVCKLEEQLLPNSVGSVMLLDQSGEMLNVLAAPSVPPEGISQLNGLRPGPGGGSCGNVIYTQQPQFVSNTFTDPRWCNLRHLAYNFNLCSCWSVPVYSRQRKVIGTFALSSFEHRSPSPFHLRLLEIGASIISIMLDRNRSQETLRLFEQVFEGAEEGIMITDANARILSVNKTFTKILGYTQDELRGNTPRVFSSGQHGADFYRAMWKQIEAKRHWRGEIWNRRKNGEIFPEWLSISAVYDQSEQLTHYIGIFSDISELKNAEEQIQYLSTHDILTGLPNQTAFKDRLQQAIALAANRPGKVAVLSLDLDNFKLLNDSLGLHAGDELLRRVATVLKSCIADTDSLCRIGSDEFLLALPGCNDTETISTVVDTIIEKVRQPIRIAEQTLSLSCSVGIAVYPDDGSHYDSLVMRASEARRKAKKDGGNGYRYCTEQLNTNSFEFLRLAHELRDAVSLKQFVLHFQPQIDLASGQLVGAEALVRWNHPRDGLVYPGRFIDIAEQTGLVAELGNWVLREACTQAAVWRTLGFGPIVTAVNVSALQLRRGDMVGIVENVLRQTGLPPHCLELELTESILIENVEQTLAQLNQLKQLGIKLAIDDFGTGYSSLAYLNKFNVDRLKIDRSFVGQIGNPANDAIIHAIVQMGHALGQRVIAEGVETAAMRAHLLDCHCDEAQGYLFAKPLPAAEFAKLLAGYRQEFDHQ is encoded by the coding sequence ATGCTGAATGATGGATTATCCGCGGCGAACGCCGAATTTTGCACGCTGACCGGCGAAGAGCAGGAGAAAATTCTCCGCTTGCAACAATCGATATTGGAATCGGTTACCCATGGCGACAGCTATTTGGACGTGATCCGCCAAGTCTGCAAACTGGAAGAGCAACTGCTGCCGAATTCGGTAGGCTCGGTCATGCTGCTGGACCAGAGCGGCGAAATGCTCAACGTGCTGGCCGCGCCCAGCGTGCCGCCGGAAGGCATCTCCCAACTGAACGGTTTGCGGCCCGGCCCCGGCGGCGGTTCCTGCGGCAACGTGATTTACACGCAGCAACCGCAATTCGTCAGCAATACCTTTACCGATCCGCGCTGGTGCAATTTGCGGCATCTGGCCTACAACTTCAACTTGTGCTCGTGCTGGTCGGTTCCGGTGTATTCGCGGCAACGCAAAGTCATCGGCACCTTTGCCCTGTCCAGTTTCGAGCACCGCTCCCCCAGCCCTTTTCATTTACGGCTACTGGAAATCGGCGCTTCGATTATCAGCATCATGCTGGACCGCAACCGGTCGCAGGAAACGCTGCGCCTGTTCGAACAAGTGTTCGAAGGCGCCGAGGAAGGCATCATGATTACCGACGCCAACGCCCGGATTCTGTCGGTCAACAAAACCTTCACCAAAATTCTCGGCTATACCCAGGACGAGTTGCGCGGCAATACGCCGAGAGTATTTTCCTCCGGCCAACACGGCGCCGATTTTTACCGGGCGATGTGGAAACAGATCGAGGCCAAACGCCATTGGCGCGGCGAAATTTGGAATCGGCGCAAGAACGGCGAAATATTCCCGGAATGGTTGTCGATTTCCGCCGTTTACGACCAGTCGGAGCAACTGACCCATTACATCGGCATCTTCAGCGACATCAGCGAACTGAAAAATGCCGAGGAACAGATCCAATACCTGTCCACCCACGACATCTTGACCGGCTTGCCGAATCAAACCGCCTTCAAGGACCGGCTGCAACAAGCCATCGCCCTGGCGGCCAACCGCCCCGGCAAAGTCGCGGTACTGAGCCTGGATCTGGACAACTTCAAATTGCTGAACGACTCGCTGGGTTTGCATGCCGGCGACGAATTGCTCAGACGGGTGGCGACCGTGCTGAAAAGCTGCATCGCCGACACCGATAGCCTGTGCCGGATCGGCAGCGACGAATTTCTGCTGGCACTGCCCGGCTGTAACGATACCGAAACCATCAGTACCGTGGTCGATACCATCATAGAAAAGGTGCGGCAACCGATCCGGATTGCCGAGCAAACCTTATCGCTGTCGTGTTCGGTCGGCATTGCCGTTTACCCGGACGACGGCAGCCATTACGACAGCCTGGTGATGCGCGCCAGCGAGGCCAGGCGCAAGGCCAAAAAAGACGGCGGCAACGGCTACCGCTACTGCACCGAGCAGTTAAACACCAACAGCTTCGAATTCTTACGCCTGGCGCACGAATTGCGCGACGCGGTGTCGCTGAAACAGTTCGTGCTGCACTTTCAGCCGCAAATCGATCTGGCTAGCGGCCAGTTGGTGGGTGCCGAAGCGCTGGTGCGCTGGAACCACCCACGCGACGGCCTGGTGTACCCCGGCAGGTTCATAGACATTGCCGAGCAGACCGGCCTGGTCGCCGAGTTGGGCAATTGGGTACTGCGGGAAGCCTGCACCCAAGCCGCCGTTTGGCGTACGCTCGGCTTCGGCCCGATCGTGACCGCGGTCAACGTCTCCGCGCTGCAACTGCGCCGCGGCGATATGGTCGGCATCGTCGAAAACGTGCTGCGCCAAACCGGCCTGCCGCCGCACTGCCTGGAACTGGAGCTGACCGAGTCGATTCTGATCGAAAACGTCGAGCAAACCTTGGCCCAGTTAAACCAACTGAAGCAGCTCGGCATCAAATTGGCGATAGACGATTTCGGCACCGGCTATTCGAGCTTGGCGTATTTGAACAAATTCAACGTCGACCGCTTGAAGATAGACCGTTCCTTTGTCGGCCAAATCGGCAACCCGGCCAACGACGCCATCATCCACGCCATCGTGCAAATGGGCCACGCCCTGGGCCA